A genomic stretch from Desulfolutivibrio sulfodismutans DSM 3696 includes:
- a CDS encoding PTS sugar transporter subunit IIA, with protein sequence MKADSASLPIGVVIATHTDFGGRLLKAAEFIIGPQENCQSISVDISHEVELTLSAIKEAIAATDRGAGVLVLTDMFGGTPTNLSLSLLGTGRLEVLTGVNLPMLIKILTSRTTPLEKLAVDAKQAGCQGIVVAGEVLRKKVAEG encoded by the coding sequence ATGAAAGCAGATTCCGCATCCCTCCCCATCGGGGTGGTCATCGCCACCCATACCGATTTCGGCGGCAGGCTGCTCAAGGCCGCTGAATTCATCATCGGTCCCCAGGAGAACTGTCAAAGCATCAGCGTGGACATCTCCCATGAGGTGGAGTTGACGCTATCCGCCATCAAAGAGGCCATTGCGGCCACGGATCGCGGGGCAGGGGTGTTGGTGCTCACGGACATGTTCGGCGGCACGCCCACCAACCTGAGCCTGTCCCTTTTGGGCACGGGCCGCCTGGAGGTCCTAACCGGTGTCAATCTGCCCATGCTGATCAAAATCCTCACCTCGCGCACGACCCCCCTGGAAAAGCTGGCCGTAGACGCCAAGCAGGCGGGATGCCAGGGGATCGTGGTGGCGGGGGAGGTGTTGCGCAAGAAGGTGGCTGAGGGCTGA
- a CDS encoding KdsC family phosphatase, whose amino-acid sequence MDLMSRARRIALLVLDVDGVMTDGGLLYDAAGAIRKRFHVHDGLGIKLAQEAGIEVAMVSGLDQGAAAARARELGIAEYHGGHLRKLPILEDILARRGLAFEQAAFLGDDWVDAPVMARVGLPMAVADAQPEILGMALWVSRRPGGQGAVREAIRFLLSAQGKLQGLWRKWER is encoded by the coding sequence ATGGACCTGATGTCCCGGGCACGCCGGATCGCGCTTCTCGTTCTGGATGTGGACGGGGTCATGACCGATGGCGGGCTTTTGTACGACGCCGCCGGGGCCATCCGTAAACGCTTTCACGTCCACGACGGCCTGGGCATCAAGCTGGCCCAGGAGGCGGGCATCGAGGTGGCCATGGTCAGCGGCCTGGACCAGGGGGCCGCCGCCGCCAGGGCCAGGGAGCTTGGCATTGCCGAATACCACGGCGGCCATCTGCGCAAGCTGCCGATCCTTGAGGACATTCTGGCCCGCAGGGGCCTGGCCTTTGAGCAGGCGGCCTTTTTGGGCGACGACTGGGTGGATGCCCCGGTCATGGCCCGGGTGGGGCTGCCCATGGCCGTGGCCGACGCCCAGCCCGAGATCCTGGGCATGGCCCTGTGGGTATCCCGACGTCCGGGAGGACAAGGGGCCGTGCGCGAGGCCATCCGTTTTCTGCTTTCGGCCCAGGGAAAACTCCAGGGGCTGTGGCGGAAATGGGAGCGATAG
- a CDS encoding CTP synthase codes for MKTKFIFVTGGVLSSLGKGLAASSIGALLIARGLKVTIQKLDPYINVDPGTMNPFQHGEVYVTDDGAETDLDLGHYERYLGVSLSQNNNFTSGRIYHSVISKERRGDYLGGTVQVIPHITDEIKRAILGVAADEDVAIIEIGGTVGDIEGQPFLEAIRQMRSDLGKENVLYIHLTLVPYMRAAGELKTKPTQHSVKELRSLGIQPDIIICRSEVDLNRDIKDKIALFCNVDADAVFCAVDVKNIYEVPLNLYSEGVDQKIAILLRLPAKNAELNSWRDLICRMSNPQKTVTIGIVGKYVDLKEAYKSLHEALMHGGVANDAAVELVYVNSETVTPHNVAEKLAGVDGILVPGGFGSRGIEGKIAAIEYARTKGVPFFGICLGMQCAVIEFARHVLGLEGANSEEFDVTTAHPVIYLMKEWFDFRTKKIERREADGDMGGTMRLGAYPCAVKPATKAYAAYGELEISERHRHRYEFNKVYASQFEEAGLSFSGLSPDGELVEIVELKDHPWFLGCQFHPEFRSNPMRPHPLFREFIKAAVARREAGKGAPASGKCPPCPAAKA; via the coding sequence ATGAAGACCAAATTTATTTTCGTCACCGGGGGCGTCTTGTCCTCGCTGGGCAAGGGATTGGCCGCCTCCTCCATCGGGGCGCTGCTGATCGCCAGGGGGCTTAAAGTCACCATTCAGAAACTCGATCCCTACATCAACGTGGACCCGGGAACCATGAACCCCTTCCAGCACGGAGAGGTCTACGTCACCGACGACGGGGCGGAAACCGACCTGGATCTCGGCCACTACGAACGCTATCTGGGCGTGTCGCTGAGCCAGAACAACAACTTCACCTCGGGGCGCATCTACCACTCGGTCATCAGCAAGGAGCGGCGGGGCGACTACCTGGGCGGCACGGTCCAGGTCATCCCGCACATCACCGACGAGATCAAGCGGGCCATCCTGGGCGTGGCCGCAGACGAAGACGTGGCCATCATCGAGATCGGCGGCACCGTGGGCGACATCGAGGGCCAGCCGTTTCTGGAGGCCATCCGCCAGATGCGCTCGGACCTTGGCAAGGAAAACGTCCTGTACATCCACCTGACGCTGGTGCCCTACATGCGCGCGGCCGGGGAGCTCAAGACCAAGCCCACCCAGCACAGCGTCAAGGAACTGCGCAGCCTCGGCATCCAGCCCGACATCATCATCTGCCGCAGCGAGGTGGATCTCAACCGGGACATCAAGGACAAGATCGCGCTTTTTTGCAACGTGGACGCCGACGCCGTGTTCTGCGCCGTGGACGTGAAAAACATCTACGAAGTGCCGCTGAATCTCTATTCCGAGGGTGTGGACCAGAAAATCGCCATCCTCTTGCGGCTTCCGGCCAAAAACGCCGAGCTCAACTCCTGGCGCGACCTGATCTGCCGCATGTCCAACCCGCAAAAAACCGTCACCATCGGCATCGTGGGCAAGTATGTGGATCTCAAGGAGGCCTACAAGAGCCTGCATGAGGCTTTGATGCACGGCGGCGTGGCCAACGACGCGGCCGTGGAGCTGGTGTACGTCAATTCCGAGACCGTCACGCCCCACAACGTGGCCGAAAAGCTGGCCGGGGTGGACGGCATCCTGGTTCCGGGCGGTTTCGGCTCCCGGGGCATCGAGGGCAAGATCGCGGCCATCGAATATGCCCGCACCAAGGGCGTTCCCTTCTTCGGCATCTGCCTGGGCATGCAGTGCGCGGTCATCGAATTCGCCCGCCATGTGCTTGGCCTGGAAGGGGCCAATTCCGAGGAATTCGATGTGACCACGGCCCATCCGGTCATCTACCTCATGAAGGAATGGTTCGATTTCCGCACCAAGAAGATCGAGCGCCGCGAGGCCGACGGCGATATGGGCGGCACCATGCGCCTGGGGGCCTATCCCTGCGCGGTCAAGCCCGCCACCAAGGCCTATGCGGCCTACGGGGAGCTTGAGATCTCCGAACGCCACCGGCACCGCTACGAGTTCAACAAGGTCTACGCCAGCCAGTTCGAGGAGGCCGGCCTGTCGTTTAGCGGCCTGTCCCCGGACGGCGAACTGGTGGAAATCGTGGAGCTCAAAGACCATCCCTGGTTTTTGGGGTGTCAGTTCCATCCGGAATTCCGGAGCAACCCCATGCGTCCCCATCCCCTGTTCCGGGAATTCATCAAGGCCGCCGTGGCCCGGCGCGAAGCAGGCAAGGGCGCTCCCGCATCCGGAAAGTGCCCGCCATGTCCGGCGGCCAAGGCATGA
- the hpf gene encoding ribosome hibernation-promoting factor, HPF/YfiA family gives MNITFNFKNFEPSDHLRDYARKRFEKLTKYMANTDSSELQVNLSVEKTRQMADIVFTADLLHISAHEESEDMYSTIDLILDKIEAQVRKMREKQKDRRKRADTVRSEVISFTESASGPRERTIIESEHYQPKPMSVDEAAMQLDTLGYEFLVFLNSETERINVIYRHKKGDFGLIDPGTGN, from the coding sequence ATGAACATCACGTTCAATTTCAAGAATTTCGAACCATCCGATCATCTTCGCGATTACGCCCGCAAGCGTTTTGAAAAACTGACGAAATACATGGCCAACACCGATTCCTCCGAGCTCCAGGTGAATCTGAGCGTGGAGAAAACCCGGCAAATGGCGGATATCGTTTTCACTGCGGACCTGTTGCACATCTCGGCTCACGAAGAGTCTGAGGACATGTACTCCACCATCGACCTCATCCTGGACAAGATCGAGGCCCAGGTGCGCAAGATGCGCGAGAAGCAGAAGGACCGCCGCAAGCGCGCCGACACCGTGCGCTCCGAAGTCATCAGCTTCACCGAGTCCGCCTCGGGCCCCCGGGAGCGGACCATCATCGAGTCCGAGCATTACCAGCCCAAGCCCATGTCCGTGGATGAAGCGGCCATGCAGCTCGATACCCTGGGCTACGAGTTTTTGGTGTTCCTCAATTCCGAGACCGAGCGGATAAACGTCATCTACCGCCACAAAAAGGGTGATTTCGGGCTCATCGACCCTGGCACCGGCAACTGA
- a CDS encoding manganese-dependent inorganic pyrophosphatase has translation MAVYAVGHKNPDTDTVATAIGAADYYKKKCGMDVIPVTQGAINPETKFVLGKFGVAVPEILTDATDKKIILVDHTDLSQSLDNLGKGEIVAVIDHHKLGDVTTTNPLEMWVWPVGCSCTVLKSMYDFAGIEIPKPIAGIMLCAILSDTVMFKSPTCTEADKKACEALAKIVGVTDMMALGVEMFKVKSAVEGTPIRELVFRDYKDFDMSGKKVGIGQLEVVDLSILTPIKDQLLADCKKVKAENGNHSVFLLLTDIMKEGSELLIVSDDPAVVKKAFGVDVKGESVWLDGVLSRKKQVVPPFEKAFA, from the coding sequence ATGGCTGTTTATGCTGTTGGACACAAAAATCCGGACACGGACACCGTCGCCACCGCCATCGGCGCCGCCGACTACTACAAGAAAAAATGCGGCATGGACGTTATCCCCGTGACCCAGGGCGCGATCAACCCGGAAACCAAGTTCGTGCTTGGGAAGTTCGGCGTGGCCGTCCCCGAGATTCTCACCGACGCCACCGACAAAAAGATCATCCTGGTGGACCACACCGATCTGTCCCAGAGCCTGGACAACCTGGGCAAGGGCGAGATCGTGGCCGTCATCGACCACCACAAGCTGGGCGACGTGACCACCACCAACCCCCTGGAGATGTGGGTCTGGCCCGTGGGCTGCAGCTGTACCGTGCTCAAATCCATGTACGACTTCGCCGGCATCGAGATCCCCAAGCCCATCGCCGGGATCATGCTCTGCGCCATTTTGTCCGACACCGTCATGTTCAAGTCCCCGACCTGCACCGAGGCCGACAAGAAGGCCTGCGAGGCCCTGGCCAAAATCGTCGGCGTCACCGACATGATGGCCCTGGGCGTGGAGATGTTCAAGGTCAAGTCCGCCGTGGAAGGCACCCCCATCCGCGAACTGGTCTTCCGTGACTACAAGGACTTCGACATGTCCGGCAAGAAGGTCGGCATCGGCCAGCTGGAAGTCGTGGACCTGTCCATCCTGACGCCCATCAAGGATCAGCTCCTGGCCGACTGCAAGAAGGTCAAGGCCGAGAACGGCAACCACAGCGTGTTCCTGCTTCTGACCGACATCATGAAGGAAGGCTCCGAGCTCCTGATCGTCTCCGACGATCCGGCCGTGGTGAAAAAGGCCTTCGGCGTGGACGTCAAGGGCGAGTCCGTGTGGCTCGACGGCGTGCTGTCCCGCAAAAAGCAGGTCGTGCCGCCCTTCGAAAAGGCCTTCGCCTAA
- the tadA gene encoding tRNA adenosine(34) deaminase TadA: MDACDAPSLILAEAPPCPTPPGSWEAAMDPALAEARRAAAFGDVPVGAAVYSSRGELLAQAGNSPLRLGDPTAHAEVLALRQAAERLGNYRLSDCILVCTLEPCLMCMGAMVHARVGLLVFGAADPRTGAAGSRLAAMDLPFLNHRLKVFGGIRNDECAGMLRQFFKVRRERPATADVAGTAGAAWTEASPGWPLGIRTG; this comes from the coding sequence ATGGACGCGTGCGACGCCCCTTCCCTGATCCTGGCCGAAGCGCCGCCCTGCCCGACCCCGCCGGGGTCATGGGAGGCGGCCATGGACCCGGCCCTGGCCGAGGCCAGGCGCGCGGCGGCCTTCGGGGATGTGCCCGTGGGCGCGGCCGTCTATTCCTCCCGTGGGGAGCTTCTGGCCCAGGCCGGGAATTCCCCTTTGCGCCTTGGGGATCCCACGGCCCACGCCGAGGTGCTGGCCCTGCGCCAGGCGGCCGAGCGCCTGGGCAACTACCGGCTTTCGGACTGCATCCTGGTCTGCACCCTTGAACCGTGCCTGATGTGCATGGGGGCCATGGTGCACGCCCGGGTCGGACTGCTGGTTTTTGGCGCGGCCGATCCCAGGACGGGGGCGGCCGGGAGTCGGCTGGCGGCCATGGATCTGCCTTTTTTAAACCATCGCTTGAAGGTTTTCGGCGGCATCCGGAACGACGAATGCGCCGGAATGCTGCGGCAGTTTTTCAAGGTCCGGCGGGAGCGTCCGGCCACGGCGGATGTGGCGGGGACGGCGGGCGCCGCCTGGACGGAGGCCTCCCCTGGCTGGCCGCTCGGAATCCGAACCGGCTGA
- the rapZ gene encoding RNase adapter RapZ, whose translation MSEHVFPVIILTGLSGSGKSSGLKIFEDLGFFCVDGLPVSLTPVLIKLFAGQAETRYRGLALGMDVRQEDLDREWGEALAQIKTRSADIQIVFFEADTKEIIRRYATTRRPHPLESGGHGLERAVQVERERMSPLRDAADLILDTTNFSIHDLRRSLQEKWSFLSGKSGHLKIHIMSFGFKYGPPAEADLIFDLRFLPNPYFDTALRPLSGKDPKIARYVLGGEPGCTFLERFSDFLLYLVPLYALEGRYRLAVAVGCTGGRHRSVAVAEAVFDRLSKAGYTVSLEHRHIDKD comes from the coding sequence ATGTCCGAACATGTCTTTCCGGTCATCATCCTCACCGGCCTTTCCGGATCAGGGAAAAGCAGCGGGCTCAAGATCTTCGAGGATCTCGGCTTTTTTTGCGTGGACGGCCTCCCGGTCAGCCTGACGCCGGTTCTGATCAAGCTTTTTGCCGGGCAGGCCGAAACCCGCTATCGCGGGTTGGCCCTGGGCATGGACGTACGCCAGGAGGATCTGGACCGGGAGTGGGGCGAGGCCCTGGCCCAGATCAAAACCCGCAGCGCCGACATCCAGATCGTCTTTTTCGAGGCCGACACCAAGGAGATCATCCGCCGCTACGCCACCACCCGGCGGCCGCATCCCCTGGAAAGCGGCGGCCACGGCCTGGAACGCGCGGTACAGGTGGAACGCGAACGCATGTCGCCCCTGCGCGACGCTGCGGACCTGATTCTCGACACCACCAATTTTTCCATCCATGATCTGCGCCGCTCCCTCCAGGAGAAGTGGAGCTTTTTGTCCGGCAAAAGCGGCCATCTCAAAATCCACATCATGTCCTTCGGGTTCAAGTATGGGCCTCCTGCCGAGGCGGATCTCATCTTCGATCTGCGATTTCTGCCCAACCCCTATTTCGATACCGCCTTGCGCCCCCTTTCCGGGAAAGACCCGAAAATCGCCCGCTACGTCCTGGGCGGCGAACCGGGATGCACCTTTCTGGAAAGGTTCAGCGACTTTTTGTTGTACCTGGTGCCCCTGTATGCCCTGGAAGGCCGCTACCGGCTGGCCGTGGCCGTGGGATGCACCGGGGGCAGACACCGCTCCGTGGCCGTGGCCGAGGCTGTTTTTGACAGACTGTCCAAGGCCGGATACACTGTTTCCCTTGAGCATCGGCATATCGACAAGGATTGA
- a CDS encoding phosphoribosylformylglycinamidine synthase subunit PurQ, producing MPKVKTLVITGFGTNCEVESAFAATQAGSDVTDIAYFSDVTAGRTRLADYNFLIFPGGFLDGDDLGAAQAAALRWTHAKTRTGEAVIDQLKAFFEAGGLILGICNGFQLLVKIGLLPGLFGKYFVRELSLSNNDSGRFEDRWVTLAANPACPCVFTRGISRIDLPVRHGEGKLVPKNQAVLDALWAENLVALQYADPATGLPTEEYPKNPNGSPQGIAGLTDPTGRILGLMPHPEAFNHPTNHPGWTRGETSILGTVLLENGVAYLKSST from the coding sequence ATGCCCAAGGTGAAAACCCTCGTGATCACCGGTTTTGGAACCAATTGCGAGGTCGAATCGGCGTTCGCCGCGACCCAGGCCGGTTCCGACGTCACCGATATCGCCTATTTCTCGGACGTCACGGCCGGGCGCACCCGGCTTGCCGATTACAATTTTCTGATCTTTCCCGGGGGGTTCCTGGACGGCGACGACCTGGGCGCGGCCCAGGCCGCAGCCCTGCGCTGGACCCACGCCAAAACCCGCACAGGCGAGGCGGTCATCGACCAGCTCAAGGCCTTTTTCGAGGCTGGCGGGCTGATCCTGGGCATCTGCAACGGCTTCCAGCTCCTGGTCAAAATCGGTCTTTTGCCCGGCCTTTTCGGCAAATATTTCGTTCGTGAACTGTCTTTGTCCAACAACGATTCCGGCCGCTTCGAGGACCGCTGGGTGACGCTTGCGGCCAATCCGGCCTGCCCCTGCGTCTTCACCCGGGGAATTTCGCGCATCGATCTGCCCGTGCGCCACGGCGAGGGCAAGCTCGTCCCCAAGAATCAGGCCGTTTTGGACGCCCTGTGGGCCGAGAACCTGGTGGCCCTGCAATACGCCGACCCGGCCACGGGCCTGCCCACGGAAGAATACCCGAAAAATCCCAACGGCTCCCCCCAGGGCATCGCCGGGCTGACGGACCCCACGGGCCGCATCCTGGGGCTTATGCCCCACCCCGAGGCCTTCAACCATCCGACCAACCATCCCGGCTGGACCCGGGGCGAGACCTCGATCCTGGGCACCGTGCTTCTGGAAAACGGCGTGGCCTACCTCAAATCCTCGACCTGA
- a CDS encoding DNA alkylation repair protein — MHQPSTRKQSVPGRRTGAVRRADIPAHVLAALNAGTLESATLAEGLAVDYAALLAAAVPDMAPACISEMAAAADLGITRRMNLAAKLLLSHGGTALLPMLSGHASDTVRGFACFVIGLASDLAATDRLNAMRPFADDPHFGVREWAWMAVRPHVARDLGAWMTMLEPLVHEQSERLRRFAIEITRPRGVWCAHLAELRHDPAKGLALLVPVRNDPAKYVQDSVGNWLNDAAKDHPEFVRDLCAVWEREGDSPANRRIRSRALRSIKGKGGDG, encoded by the coding sequence ATGCACCAGCCATCGACCCGCAAGCAATCCGTCCCGGGGCGCCGTACCGGCGCCGTGCGCCGGGCGGACATCCCGGCCCACGTTCTTGCCGCGCTCAACGCCGGAACCCTGGAATCCGCCACGTTGGCCGAAGGGCTGGCCGTGGATTATGCCGCGCTTCTGGCCGCCGCCGTGCCGGACATGGCCCCGGCGTGTATCTCCGAAATGGCTGCCGCCGCCGACCTGGGCATCACCCGGCGCATGAACCTGGCCGCCAAGCTTCTTTTGTCCCACGGCGGGACCGCCCTTTTGCCCATGCTTTCCGGGCACGCCTCGGACACCGTGCGCGGATTCGCCTGTTTCGTCATCGGGCTGGCGTCGGACCTGGCCGCGACCGACAGGCTCAACGCCATGCGGCCTTTTGCGGATGATCCCCACTTTGGCGTTCGGGAATGGGCGTGGATGGCCGTTCGTCCCCATGTAGCGCGCGATCTTGGGGCATGGATGACCATGCTTGAACCACTCGTCCATGAACAGTCGGAGAGGTTGCGCCGGTTCGCCATCGAGATCACGCGCCCACGTGGCGTATGGTGCGCCCATCTGGCCGAACTCCGGCACGATCCGGCCAAAGGACTGGCCCTGCTTGTGCCCGTACGCAATGATCCCGCCAAATACGTGCAGGATTCCGTGGGCAACTGGCTCAACGACGCGGCCAAGGATCATCCGGAATTTGTCCGCGACCTGTGCGCAGTCTGGGAACGAGAGGGAGATTCCCCGGCCAACCGGCGGATACGGTCCAGGGCGTTGCGCAGCATCAAGGGGAAAGGGGGGGACGGATAG
- the rpoN gene encoding RNA polymerase factor sigma-54 — MALELRQQLKLSQQLVMTPQLQQAIKLLQLSRLELMESIQQELMENPLLEEVLEEEKGDRQIADDDHAPKSGGDDTAIEKELIKNAEWDDYLGDFASTPVQSHLRETEIPEDGMAFDARLSSKPSLEGHLDWQMRLSNFTKKELAIGEAICGSLDSSGYLAATAEELAHMTGTTPEEVEAALYKVQRLDPVGVAARSPRECLLVQMEVLGLDDPILVEMVSEHLEDLEARRYKPLVKKFKITMEELKVYLDTIQSLNPLPGASFGSSEPIFVSPDAYIYKYGDDFIILLNEDGMPRLQLNSMYLEDVIPKGDKDRDYIQDKKRSAEWLMKSLYQRQRTLYKVLESIVKFQRGFFEEGVNKLRPLILKDVAEDISMHESTVSRITSNKYTATPHGIFELKFFFNSSLELDDGSTVGSESVKATIRQLIAAEDPKKPISDEAIADILKERLQINIARRTVAKYRTAMDIASSSKRKEMF, encoded by the coding sequence ATGGCGCTGGAACTGCGGCAACAACTGAAACTTTCGCAGCAGTTGGTGATGACTCCCCAACTGCAGCAGGCCATCAAGCTTCTGCAACTGTCCAGGCTGGAGCTCATGGAGAGCATCCAGCAGGAATTGATGGAAAATCCCCTTCTGGAAGAAGTTCTGGAGGAGGAGAAGGGCGACCGGCAGATTGCCGACGACGATCACGCTCCCAAGTCCGGCGGCGACGATACCGCCATCGAAAAGGAACTGATCAAAAACGCCGAATGGGACGACTACCTGGGCGATTTCGCCAGCACGCCGGTACAGTCCCACCTCCGCGAGACGGAAATCCCCGAGGACGGCATGGCCTTTGACGCCCGCCTTTCCTCCAAGCCCTCCCTGGAAGGCCATCTGGACTGGCAGATGCGCCTGTCGAACTTCACGAAAAAAGAACTGGCCATCGGCGAGGCCATCTGCGGAAGTCTGGATTCCTCGGGATATCTGGCGGCTACGGCCGAGGAACTGGCCCACATGACCGGGACCACCCCGGAAGAGGTGGAGGCTGCGCTGTACAAAGTGCAGCGGTTGGACCCCGTCGGGGTGGCCGCCCGGAGCCCTCGCGAATGCCTCTTGGTGCAGATGGAGGTTTTGGGCCTGGACGATCCCATCCTTGTCGAGATGGTCTCGGAGCATCTGGAAGACCTGGAGGCCCGCCGCTACAAGCCCCTGGTGAAGAAGTTCAAAATCACCATGGAAGAGCTCAAGGTCTATCTGGACACCATTCAGAGCCTCAACCCCCTGCCGGGCGCGAGTTTCGGCTCAAGCGAGCCCATCTTCGTCAGTCCCGACGCCTACATCTACAAGTATGGCGACGATTTCATCATCCTGCTCAACGAGGACGGGATGCCGCGTCTCCAGCTCAATTCCATGTATCTCGAAGATGTCATCCCCAAGGGAGACAAAGACCGGGACTACATCCAGGACAAGAAGCGGTCGGCGGAGTGGCTCATGAAGAGCCTCTACCAACGCCAACGCACCCTTTACAAGGTTCTTGAGAGCATTGTAAAATTTCAGAGGGGTTTTTTTGAAGAAGGCGTGAACAAATTGCGGCCGCTCATCCTCAAAGATGTGGCTGAAGACATCAGCATGCATGAATCCACCGTGAGCCGCATCACGTCCAACAAGTATACGGCTACGCCCCACGGCATCTTTGAGCTCAAGTTCTTTTTCAACAGCTCGCTTGAACTCGACGATGGCAGCACCGTGGGTTCGGAATCGGTCAAGGCCACCATCCGGCAGCTTATCGCCGCCGAAGACCCGAAAAAACCCATCAGCGACGAGGCCATCGCGGACATCCTCAAGGAGCGGTTGCAGATCAACATCGCCCGCCGCACCGTGGCCAAATACCGGACGGCCATGGACATCGCCTCGTCATCCAAGCGCAAGGAAATGTTCTGA
- a CDS encoding PTS sugar transporter subunit IIA — protein sequence MKLEEYLRPEFVLDDMRSVHKSDVLAELVAPIGVAFADFDVDKAHRVLLEREALGTTGIGDGVAIPHGKMPGLSQIIIVVGRSLTGINFDALDFKPCRLFFLVIAPEHVAGMHLRILAHISRLLSEESFREAFLHAEGRQGLWRVLTEAA from the coding sequence ATGAAGCTTGAGGAGTATCTGCGGCCCGAATTCGTCCTGGACGATATGCGGTCCGTACACAAATCCGACGTGTTGGCCGAACTGGTGGCCCCCATCGGCGTGGCCTTTGCCGACTTCGATGTGGACAAGGCCCACCGGGTGCTTCTGGAACGCGAGGCGCTGGGGACCACCGGCATCGGCGACGGCGTGGCCATTCCCCATGGCAAGATGCCCGGACTGTCGCAGATCATCATTGTCGTCGGCCGAAGTCTCACGGGCATCAACTTCGATGCCCTGGACTTCAAGCCGTGCCGTCTTTTCTTTCTGGTCATTGCGCCGGAGCATGTGGCCGGGATGCATCTGCGCATCCTGGCCCACATCTCCCGGCTACTTTCGGAAGAAAGCTTTCGCGAGGCCTTTTTGCATGCCGAGGGACGGCAGGGACTGTGGCGGGTCTTGACCGAGGCGGCGTAA
- a CDS encoding PTS sugar transporter subunit IIB, protein MHFVRIDNRLVHGQVIETWLPHTRARMIAVVNDELAGNMLRQEIMSLAIPDGVEIVFLPVAKVTAFFSGSARRDMDALILFSSCADARAAYESGYGFNCLNLGNLHYAAGKKQVCPHVALSKDDEACLYFFVQNGVKIDYRCVPGDSELPRAF, encoded by the coding sequence ATGCATTTTGTGCGGATCGACAACCGGCTGGTGCATGGCCAGGTCATCGAGACCTGGTTGCCGCACACCCGGGCACGGATGATCGCTGTGGTCAACGACGAACTCGCGGGCAACATGTTGCGCCAGGAGATCATGTCCCTGGCCATCCCGGACGGCGTGGAAATCGTCTTTTTACCGGTCGCCAAGGTGACCGCGTTTTTTTCCGGCAGCGCCCGGCGGGACATGGACGCCCTGATTCTTTTTTCCTCCTGCGCCGACGCCCGGGCCGCGTATGAAAGCGGCTACGGATTTAACTGCCTCAACCTGGGCAACCTGCACTATGCGGCAGGGAAAAAGCAGGTCTGCCCCCATGTGGCTTTGAGCAAGGATGACGAGGCCTGCTTGTATTTTTTCGTCCAAAATGGCGTAAAGATCGATTACCGGTGCGTTCCGGGAGACTCTGAACTGCCGAGGGCGTTTTGA